A window of Verrucomicrobiia bacterium contains these coding sequences:
- a CDS encoding proprotein convertase P-domain-containing protein, translating to MKVFSDLFSTRAFGRLSPRCPVLLAACAAQIALAALPSGAAERQVLHGTVPGVTAGLQPIGRLEATKRLNLAISLPWRDREALTNLLEQVTDPTSPQYRHYLSTAQFTAMFGPTEQDYQALIDFAQANGLAVTTRHPNRMLLDVNASVADIEKALHITMHLYEHPTEARTFYAPDAEPWLDLSVPVFNISGLNDYILPHPKYIPMDINSLEREPHLGSGPAGTYLGYDFRNAYVPGTPLTGSGQVVGLFQFDGYYPSDIVAYEALAGLPNVPLQNVLLDGFNGVPVNPGAVGEVSLDIEMVISMAPGVSKVMVYEAGPNGLQDDILNRMVTDNEARQLSSSWGWSGGPSATTDQIFQEMIAQGQTFFNASGDSDAFPPGAVDDPNLPNAPSDNPFITQVGGTILSTTGPKGSWVSETVWNRYDGTNGASGGISSFYSIPVWQQGIDMTTNQGSFTKRNTPDVALTAENVWTIANQGQGSPVGGTSVAAPLWAGFTALMNEQAFANGDPAVGFLNPAIYAIGKGPYANYTNAFHDIVTGNNTNAVSTNLFFAVPGYDLCTGLGSPAGTNLINLLAPIASLTIDVATNYVVGGNGNGVIDFDECNDFFLVLTNIGLVGATNVHATISTTTPNVFIPQTTSDYPDIIPGIAATNLTAFKIGTTPAFVCGTPVILNVVIKSDNGIRAFRVSLPSGLTGSPVRFDNFFPAAIPDNSPLGTNSPILVSGLAGAVQKVSVMVFISHPSDSDLTLQLISPDNTSVTLSANHGAGGQNYGLACSPDTSRTTFDDDATNTIANGLPPYIGVFQPDQPLATFAGKSGTNANGIWQLHVIDNAAGFVGTLQCWSLAVASATCTDGGGQCPGVDLGIKMNAGPNPDVIGSNLVYNITVTNKGPGIARGVVVTHDLPGSVQFVTALSSQGTVSQGGGVVTATLGNLAVGATATITVTGVPTLAGTIYSSASVTSTDPELNPIDNSVTVQTIIVPPVADLAVGIAGVPNPTIVGGPLTYTVSVTNNGPAVATGVVVSNILPASVQIVSANYSQGSITVAGNVVIQNVGLLAQNAYATATINVSPQAYGNITATAQASAIQPDPYLANNIATVTTAVGQAADLALGLTASPNPVVLTSNLTYFITVTNLGPNAATNVILNQTLPVGVSVVSTVLSQGTSRLNAGTLLCNLGTIVPGTRATATVIVTTTKLGTLNSSATVTASQADPNPANNTASVSSQVAAPFISITPAGATLIAESFSPPDGSIDAGETVTIQFRLQNAGNVVNTNLVATLLATGGVTAPSSPQTYGLIKPIGVPGGVPVSRPFTFTASSAIGGSLVATLQLQDGPNALPPVSFTFALPTVAAFANTNIIYVPNVTNLLAFGSADPYPSTLSVSGLTGQVGRVTATLAGLTHSYVHDVNALLVGPTGVRVLLLSHAADQSAADDLDVTFDQAAAGPIPAVGGMSTGSWQPSVYPPNVAFSNPAPAGPYSVSLSDLNGINPNGQWSLFVLDDSAGDSGAISNGWSLALTSVTPVNQLADIGISETASPEPVLVGNNLTYTFVITNAGPSTATGVTFSNALPATANLVSVTASQGNYTTNGGVLIGNLASLPAHAFVTLTLVMQPAASGLLTNTASVSAFETDIHTGDNQAQVVSTVNLPSADVALSVTAAPDPVIVGSNLNYSVTVTNSGPGNALNVVVTDPLPPGTVFVSGNASQGSIGVNGGTVVASLGTLAPGATAAVSINLAPLGPGMVNNSISVATASSDTNASNNSVTIAVTAMNPVPNILAAGASFISGNASPPNGAINPGETVTLSFILTNAGSLDTANLVATLLASGGVTAPSAPATYGVVQHAGPVVARPFTFTADPSAVGSITATLQLQDGANNLGMLAFTFNLPGNASFANTNAIIIPDYGAASPYPSTITVSGLTGYVGKATVTIQGLTHSFPNDVNILLASPNQRDVVVMSHTGSGYPVTNASLTFDDAAGVGLFNLSSINSGTFKPSHFGSVTFPAPAPVAPYGSTLSVLNSIDPNGTWTLYVLDDSIGDSGYISGGWSLNLTAINTVNPLADLGVGISSSAASISQGDTLTYTVGVTNLGPFAAPAVVLTDNLPQGFVVISSSASQGSISMAGGALVASLGTLAANNTATVSFTATPTFGGTFVNTASVSGGYEDLDPANDSAQITTTVISVVPPKLSVVMSNMIVNLTLSGEAGATYVIQASTNLSSWTPISTNTAAADGFINYTDTNSPSFNTRFYRAVRQ from the coding sequence ATGAAGGTATTCTCTGATCTGTTTTCAACCCGCGCGTTTGGACGTCTCAGCCCGCGCTGCCCTGTTTTGCTCGCTGCTTGCGCGGCGCAGATCGCCCTGGCGGCCCTCCCGTCCGGCGCCGCGGAACGGCAGGTCTTGCATGGGACCGTGCCGGGTGTGACGGCAGGTTTGCAGCCCATTGGACGCCTCGAGGCAACCAAGCGGTTGAACCTGGCCATCTCACTGCCCTGGCGCGACCGGGAAGCACTTACCAACCTGCTCGAGCAGGTCACCGATCCAACCAGCCCGCAGTATCGCCATTATTTATCTACTGCGCAGTTTACGGCCATGTTCGGGCCCACCGAGCAGGATTACCAGGCCCTTATCGACTTTGCCCAAGCCAACGGCCTGGCCGTCACGACCCGGCATCCAAACCGGATGCTCCTGGACGTCAACGCTTCGGTTGCTGACATCGAAAAGGCCCTCCATATTACGATGCACCTGTACGAGCATCCGACCGAGGCGCGCACGTTCTACGCGCCGGATGCCGAACCATGGCTGGACCTTTCCGTACCCGTATTCAACATCAGCGGTCTCAACGATTACATCCTGCCTCATCCAAAGTACATTCCAATGGACATCAACTCCCTGGAACGTGAGCCTCATCTTGGCTCCGGGCCTGCCGGCACTTACCTGGGCTATGACTTCAGGAATGCGTATGTGCCCGGCACTCCCCTGACTGGCTCCGGACAAGTGGTTGGGTTGTTCCAGTTCGACGGCTATTATCCGAGCGATATCGTAGCGTATGAGGCCCTCGCCGGATTACCAAACGTCCCCTTGCAGAACGTGCTCCTGGACGGGTTTAACGGTGTTCCGGTCAACCCCGGCGCCGTAGGCGAAGTGTCTCTCGACATCGAGATGGTGATTTCAATGGCCCCGGGGGTGTCTAAAGTAATGGTGTACGAGGCCGGACCAAACGGGCTTCAAGACGATATCCTCAACCGGATGGTCACCGACAACGAGGCCAGGCAACTCAGCTCGTCCTGGGGTTGGAGCGGCGGTCCCAGCGCTACCACGGACCAGATTTTTCAGGAAATGATTGCGCAAGGACAAACATTCTTTAACGCCTCAGGTGACAGCGACGCCTTTCCGCCGGGGGCGGTGGACGACCCCAACCTGCCCAACGCGCCATCAGACAACCCGTTTATCACTCAAGTAGGCGGCACCATCCTGAGCACAACCGGTCCCAAAGGATCCTGGGTTTCAGAGACCGTGTGGAACCGTTACGACGGAACCAACGGAGCCAGCGGCGGGATCAGCTCTTTTTATTCCATCCCAGTTTGGCAGCAGGGGATCGACATGACCACTAACCAAGGCTCTTTTACAAAACGCAATACTCCGGATGTGGCCCTGACGGCCGAAAACGTCTGGACTATTGCTAACCAAGGCCAGGGAAGCCCTGTGGGGGGGACAAGTGTGGCCGCTCCTCTCTGGGCAGGTTTTACCGCCCTAATGAATGAGCAAGCTTTTGCCAACGGTGATCCCGCAGTCGGTTTTCTCAATCCAGCTATCTACGCGATCGGCAAGGGGCCCTATGCGAACTATACCAATGCATTCCATGACATCGTTACTGGCAACAACACCAATGCCGTCAGCACCAATTTGTTTTTTGCAGTCCCCGGTTATGACCTCTGCACGGGTTTGGGGTCGCCCGCAGGCACCAACCTCATCAATCTATTAGCCCCGATTGCTTCACTGACGATTGATGTCGCCACCAACTACGTCGTTGGCGGCAACGGCAACGGGGTCATTGATTTTGATGAATGCAACGATTTCTTCTTGGTGTTGACTAATATTGGCCTTGTCGGCGCCACCAACGTCCATGCCACTATCTCAACTACCACTCCGAACGTCTTTATTCCTCAAACGACTTCCGATTACCCGGACATCATCCCTGGGATTGCCGCCACCAACCTGACCGCATTCAAGATCGGCACCACACCTGCCTTCGTTTGCGGCACACCAGTCATACTCAATGTGGTCATCAAATCCGATAACGGCATCCGGGCCTTCCGCGTTTCGCTCCCATCCGGCCTCACGGGCTCTCCGGTCCGCTTTGACAATTTCTTCCCTGCTGCGATTCCGGACAATTCACCCCTGGGAACCAACTCTCCTATCCTGGTTTCGGGCCTCGCGGGCGCCGTGCAAAAGGTATCTGTGATGGTCTTTATCAGCCACCCGTCGGACTCCGATCTCACTTTGCAACTGATCAGCCCCGATAATACTTCCGTCACCCTTTCAGCCAACCACGGCGCCGGCGGGCAAAACTATGGTCTGGCCTGTTCGCCCGATACTTCCCGAACGACCTTTGATGATGACGCCACCAACACCATCGCCAACGGGCTCCCGCCCTATATCGGCGTGTTCCAACCCGACCAGCCGTTGGCGACTTTTGCGGGCAAATCCGGCACGAATGCAAACGGCATCTGGCAGCTCCACGTGATTGATAACGCGGCCGGCTTCGTTGGCACGCTGCAATGCTGGTCGCTGGCCGTTGCTTCGGCCACATGCACCGATGGCGGTGGTCAATGCCCCGGAGTGGACTTGGGTATCAAAATGAACGCCGGTCCCAATCCGGACGTGATTGGCAGTAACCTCGTTTATAATATCACTGTCACCAACAAAGGCCCGGGAATAGCCCGCGGCGTTGTCGTGACTCACGATCTGCCTGGGAGTGTGCAATTTGTTACTGCGTTATCCTCTCAAGGCACGGTGAGCCAGGGAGGGGGTGTTGTGACTGCAACCCTTGGCAACCTGGCGGTGGGCGCCACGGCCACAATCACTGTGACCGGCGTCCCCACGCTGGCTGGGACCATCTATTCATCCGCATCGGTGACTTCCACCGATCCGGAACTCAATCCCATCGATAACTCGGTAACGGTTCAAACCATTATTGTTCCCCCTGTTGCCGACCTGGCGGTTGGAATTGCCGGCGTCCCAAATCCCACCATCGTTGGCGGCCCGCTGACTTACACGGTATCCGTAACCAATAACGGTCCGGCTGTCGCGACCGGTGTGGTCGTCAGTAATATCCTGCCTGCCTCTGTCCAGATTGTGTCGGCCAATTATTCCCAGGGCTCGATCACCGTAGCCGGCAATGTCGTCATCCAGAATGTCGGACTGCTCGCCCAAAATGCCTATGCCACCGCGACCATTAATGTCAGTCCACAGGCCTACGGCAACATCACCGCCACAGCCCAGGCCAGCGCCATTCAACCAGACCCCTATTTGGCCAATAACATCGCTACCGTGACTACCGCCGTCGGCCAGGCCGCTGACCTTGCCCTCGGCCTGACCGCCAGCCCGAACCCTGTCGTGCTCACGAGCAACCTGACTTACTTTATTACCGTGACCAATCTCGGTCCCAACGCCGCGACAAATGTCATTCTTAATCAAACCCTGCCCGTAGGTGTTTCGGTTGTCTCCACTGTGCTTTCTCAGGGGACCTCCAGGCTGAATGCAGGTACGCTGCTTTGCAATCTCGGAACGATTGTTCCGGGAACGCGGGCCACCGCGACCGTCATCGTCACTACCACCAAGCTGGGAACTTTGAATAGCAGCGCAACGGTTACCGCCTCCCAGGCGGACCCCAATCCCGCCAACAACACCGCCAGCGTCAGTTCTCAGGTCGCCGCGCCCTTCATCAGCATTACCCCGGCGGGCGCAACCTTGATAGCTGAAAGCTTTTCTCCGCCGGACGGTTCTATCGATGCCGGCGAGACGGTCACGATACAATTCCGCCTGCAGAATGCAGGCAACGTCGTGAATACCAATCTCGTGGCTACCCTCCTGGCCACCGGCGGCGTGACCGCCCCGAGCAGCCCCCAGACTTATGGACTCATCAAACCGATTGGTGTCCCGGGTGGCGTCCCTGTCTCACGGCCATTCACCTTTACCGCCAGCAGCGCCATCGGCGGTTCCCTGGTCGCCACACTCCAACTCCAGGACGGCCCCAATGCTTTGCCCCCGGTGTCTTTTACCTTTGCCTTGCCTACCGTGGCGGCCTTTGCCAATACCAATATCATCTACGTGCCGAACGTAACCAACCTGCTCGCCTTCGGGTCTGCTGATCCGTACCCCTCGACGTTGTCGGTTTCAGGTTTAACCGGCCAGGTGGGCCGGGTCACGGCCACTCTGGCTGGGTTGACTCATTCCTATGTGCATGACGTGAATGCGTTGCTGGTAGGCCCGACCGGAGTTCGGGTGCTCCTGTTGTCTCACGCCGCCGATCAATCGGCTGCCGATGACCTCGATGTTACCTTCGACCAGGCCGCTGCCGGACCCATCCCGGCTGTCGGTGGAATGAGCACCGGCTCCTGGCAGCCTTCTGTCTATCCGCCCAACGTCGCCTTCTCCAACCCAGCCCCGGCAGGGCCTTACTCGGTCAGCCTGAGCGATTTGAATGGGATTAATCCCAACGGCCAATGGTCGCTTTTTGTTCTGGACGATTCGGCCGGCGATTCGGGCGCTATCTCAAACGGTTGGAGCCTGGCGCTGACTTCCGTGACACCGGTCAACCAGTTGGCTGATATCGGCATCAGCGAGACCGCTTCGCCCGAACCGGTCCTGGTTGGAAATAATCTGACCTATACTTTTGTCATTACCAATGCCGGGCCCAGCACCGCTACCGGCGTCACCTTCTCCAATGCCTTGCCGGCCACAGCAAATCTCGTCTCCGTCACAGCCTCCCAAGGCAATTACACCACCAATGGCGGAGTGCTTATCGGGAATCTGGCCAGTCTCCCGGCACATGCTTTTGTGACACTCACCCTTGTCATGCAGCCGGCGGCATCCGGTCTCCTAACCAATACGGCGTCCGTCAGCGCTTTTGAGACCGACATCCACACCGGCGACAACCAGGCGCAAGTCGTTTCAACGGTCAATCTGCCGTCGGCTGACGTGGCCCTGAGCGTCACCGCCGCGCCAGACCCGGTCATTGTCGGCAGTAATCTCAATTATAGTGTGACTGTGACGAATAGCGGCCCGGGCAACGCCTTGAATGTGGTCGTGACCGATCCATTGCCGCCTGGCACCGTATTCGTCTCTGGAAACGCCTCGCAAGGGTCAATTGGGGTGAATGGTGGGACGGTTGTTGCCAGCCTGGGCACTCTGGCGCCTGGAGCGACCGCTGCGGTTTCCATTAATCTTGCCCCGCTTGGCCCGGGTATGGTTAACAATTCGATTAGCGTCGCCACGGCCTCGAGTGATACCAATGCCTCCAATAACTCGGTTACAATCGCAGTCACAGCGATGAATCCTGTGCCGAATATTCTTGCTGCAGGCGCCTCCTTCATCTCTGGCAATGCCTCGCCGCCTAACGGCGCTATCAATCCCGGCGAGACGGTCACCCTCTCGTTTATCCTGACCAATGCCGGCTCTTTGGATACCGCCAACCTCGTTGCCACCTTGCTGGCCTCGGGAGGTGTCACAGCCCCAAGCGCTCCGGCCACCTATGGAGTCGTCCAGCATGCTGGTCCGGTTGTGGCGCGTCCGTTTACCTTTACCGCAGACCCTTCTGCGGTTGGCTCGATAACCGCCACCCTGCAGCTTCAGGATGGGGCCAACAACCTCGGGATGCTCGCCTTTACCTTTAATTTGCCCGGGAACGCGTCATTCGCAAACACCAACGCGATTATCATTCCCGATTACGGCGCCGCTTCGCCCTATCCATCGACCATCACCGTCTCGGGCCTCACCGGCTATGTCGGCAAAGCAACGGTCACCATTCAGGGGCTGACTCATAGTTTCCCCAACGATGTCAATATCCTCCTGGCCAGCCCCAACCAGCGGGATGTGGTTGTGATGTCCCACACCGGCAGCGGGTACCCGGTCACCAATGCCAGCCTGACCTTTGACGATGCTGCAGGCGTCGGCCTCTTCAACCTCAGCAGTATCAACAGCGGCACGTTTAAGCCGTCCCACTTCGGCTCGGTGACCTTCCCGGCCCCCGCGCCGGTTGCTCCTTACGGCTCGACCCTCTCGGTGCTCAACAGCATCGACCCCAACGGGACCTGGACGCTCTACGTGCTGGACGACTCGATTGGGGATTCGGGCTATATCTCCGGGGGTTGGAGCCTGAACCTGACCGCCATCAACACCGTTAATCCGCTTGCTGACCTCGGAGTTGGCATCTCGAGTTCCGCGGCTTCGATCAGCCAGGGCGACACTCTGACCTACACGGTTGGCGTCACCAATCTAGGCCCCTTCGCCGCCCCGGCGGTTGTGCTAACAGACAATCTGCCCCAAGGTTTTGTGGTCATCTCCAGCAGCGCAAGCCAGGGTTCCATTTCGATGGCGGGTGGGGCGCTCGTTGCCAGCCTCGGCACATTAGCCGCCAACAACACCGCTACTGTGAGCTTCACCGCCACACCCACATTCGGCGGCACTTTCGTCAACACCGCCAGTGTCTCGGGCGGTTACGAGGACCTGGACCCGGCAAACGACTCAGCCCAAATCACTACCACTGTCATTAGTGTGGTCCCGCCTAAACTGAGCGTTGTGATGTCCAATATGATCGTGAACCTGACCCTCAGCGGTGAGGCTGGCGCCACCTACGTCATCCAGGCCTCGACCAACTTGTCTTCCTGGACCCCTATCAGCACCAACACCGCCGCTGCGGACGGCTTCATCAACTACACCGACACCAATTCCCCAAGCTTTAACACCCGGTTCTATCGCGCGGTGCGCCAGTAA
- the coaE gene encoding dephospho-CoA kinase (Dephospho-CoA kinase (CoaE) performs the final step in coenzyme A biosynthesis.), giving the protein MKALGLTGGIGMGKSACADLLRARGIPVVDSDDLAREVVEPGQPALAEVQRAFGPGIVSTDGRLNREELARRVFADTAARRQLESILHPRIRQLWLAEIHQWRAAEHPLAVVIIPLLFETRAESDFDATLCVACSAATQRQRLLARHWPPEQMEQRIQAQLPPEKKMELANFVIWTEGPLNLHAAQLDRILVAFKTFAPS; this is encoded by the coding sequence ATGAAAGCGCTCGGCCTGACTGGTGGCATCGGGATGGGCAAATCCGCCTGCGCCGACCTTCTGCGCGCTCGCGGCATCCCGGTGGTGGATAGCGACGACCTGGCGCGCGAGGTCGTTGAACCCGGCCAGCCGGCGCTGGCGGAGGTCCAACGCGCCTTTGGTCCGGGCATTGTCTCGACTGATGGCCGGCTCAATCGTGAAGAATTGGCACGGCGCGTCTTTGCGGACACCGCGGCGCGCCGGCAACTCGAAAGCATCCTCCATCCGCGCATCCGCCAGTTGTGGCTTGCCGAAATCCACCAATGGCGCGCCGCAGAACACCCCTTGGCGGTGGTCATCATCCCGTTGCTTTTCGAGACGCGCGCCGAAAGCGATTTCGACGCCACACTTTGTGTCGCCTGTTCGGCGGCAACCCAGCGCCAGCGCCTTCTGGCCCGCCATTGGCCGCCCGAGCAAATGGAACAACGCATCCAGGCGCAGTTGCCGCCTGAGAAGAAAATGGAGCTGGCAAACTTTGTCATCTGGACTGAAGGCCCCCTGAACCTCCACGCGGCCCAACTGGATCGCATCCTCGTCGCTTTCAAGACCTTTGCGCCATCATGA